GACTGCGGTGTCGTTGCCCGCATCGATGACAACAAACACGCCGGTTTTTGTGCCACTGCCGATGGCGAAAGTCGTGGTGCCGGAGCCGACGCGCACGATGTCGTTTACGCCGATGACGCCGCTGGATGCCGCGTTTGCGCCCCGGATGATTTTGAGGCCGGCCCAATCGTTCGATGTGGAGCCGGTGGTGTCGAGCGCCTGCGCGTCGGAGAGGTCGAGCCAGCCGCCGTTGAGGACGATGGTGTTTATGACGGCGGCGGCATCCGTGCCAGAGATATTGCGGAACATGACGAAGCCTTGGTCGATTTGCGTGGTACCCGTGTAGCCGAACGAGGGCGCGCCCTCGAAGACGAGGTTACCCGCACCGATTTTCAAGAGGCTGGCGGCACCGGTGTTGGATCCGGTAAACGTGAGGGCATTACCTGCGGCAATGTCGGCGGTCAGGGAGCCCGCAAATGTGGCCGCGCCGGCGAGCGTGGCGTTGGGCGAGCTACTCGTGAGCGTGCCACCGGAGGCGAGCTGCAGGCTGGCGATGTTAAGGATGCCCGCGCCTACGGCAATGACGTCGCCGGCTGATGTGCGCACCATATTCAAACTTCCGATACCGGAAAGGCGCGTATTTGCCGCGAGGTTGACCGTGCCGCCGAGGCTCGCGCCCGCGAGGCGGAATTCACCTGCGGAAATATTTGCGACCAGGTTCGAGGTTGTCGCAGCGCTGTTGCCGGAGAGCGTAAGCGTGCCCGTGCCGGTTTTGACGAGGGTGCCGCTGGCGGCGGTGGCGGAGAGGGTGCCGGTGAGCGCGAGGTTGTTTGCGCCGAGGGCGAGTGCGGCCGTTTTGCCGGCGTCGATGGCGATGTTGGCTGAAAGCGTGAGTGCGTCGGCTTGGGGAGCAAGTGCGGTGTCGCCCGTAAAGCGGATGCCGCCACCGTTGAGTTGCGCGCCGTCGGTGAAGGTCACCGCGCCGCCGCCGAGTTCGATGCCGTTTTTGAAATTGTTGGCCGCGTTGGTGAAGGCGAGCGTGCCGGAACCGTCTTTGACGAATTTGCCGGTCGCGCCGGTGAGGGTGCCGGAAATGACGCTGGCGGCGTCGGCTGTGATGCCCGAGCCGGCGAAGGTGTAGTTGCCGGAGCCTTGTATTTGAATATCGGACACGGTCACGCCTGTGCCTTCGATGGTGATGGAGCGATTGCCAGGGCTGGCAGTGTCGGCAGTGCTATCGAAGATGACGCGGTCGCCGTTGGCGTAAAGTGTCACGGCGGCGCCATCCGTCCAGTTGGCGCCGATGGAGGACCAAGTGGCGCTGGTCGAGCCGGTCCAGCGGAGGATGCGCGACATGTCCGCGCTGGCGTTGAGGAGGAGATTCGTGCCGCTTGCCGCAATCGTGGCGGTTTGACGGGAACCGGCAACCTGTGCGACACCGCCGATGGTGACTTTGGTGCTGGCGACGTCGAGCGCGGCGATGTTGCCGAGCGCGAATGTGCCGGATTTGAAGGCGCTGATATCGATGGTGTTGCTGCCGCTGATGGTGAGCGTGCCGGTTATGTTGAGCTGGTCGCTGACGTTGCCTTCGAAAAGGTCGAAGCGGACGGTGGACGAATCGAGCGTGAGGTTGCGAAGCGTGAGCGTTTCGGCAGCGGTGTGCGTCGAACCGGGACGGATGATGGCGCCGGCCGCTGCGAAAATGTCTCCTGTGGCGGCGCCGATGCCGGCGAGCGTAGCGCCGGTGGCGATGTCGATGCGTCCGCCGAGTTTCGCGGCGGCGGTGTCGAGGCTGAGCGTGCCCTCGCTGATGTGGGTGGCGGCGGCAGCATTGATGGCAGAGTTGTCCTCGGTAAGCTTGAGCGTGCCGGAACCGGTTTTGGCGAGCGTGCCGGTGGCGGCGATGCCCGTGAGGATGCCGCTGTAGGTGAGCGTGTGCGCGGCGGTATCGAGCGTGGCGGTTTTGCCGGCGTCGATGAGGAGGTTGTTGGAGAGCGTTAGATTGTCGGCATTGGCGCGGAGCGCAGCGGCGTCGGTGAAATGGATGCCATTGCCGCCGTCGCCGAGTTGATTGCCTGCGGTGAAGCCGAGTGTGCCGCCGGAGATTTCGATTCCGCCGACGAAGATGTTCGTGCCGGTGTTTTCGAAGCTGAGCGCGCCCGCGCCGACCTTGACGAGTTTGCCAGTGGGCGTGGTGACGAGCGAGCCGACGCTGCTGGTCGTGCTGGTGACGATGCCGCCAGAACCGACGAATGTGTAGTCGTTGCCGACGGTGTTATCGACGGTGATGTCGGCGGCGGTCACACCGGCGGCGTCGATGGTGACGGTTTTCACGGTGGCGGTGTCGTCGAAGCGGACACGGTCGCCGTTGATGAAGGCGTAATCAGGCGTGGCGGCGTTGCCGTCATACCAGTTGAGATTGGAGCCGGAATCATTTTTCCAAATGCCGCCGCCTATGCCGGTCCAGGCGGTGGCGAGATTTTGCGTGGTGAAATTAATCCAGAGTTCCTTGCCGGAATTCTGATAGTCTTTCACCGCGCCGAAGTGTCCGGCAGGGGCAAGTCCGTTGACGAGCGGATTGAGGTTTGCGGTGAGCGCGGTGATGTCGCTGGTCGCGGTGAGGACTTTGTAGGAGCCGTTGCCGGCGCCGATGAGGTTGAGGTAGGCGCTGCCTGTGAGCGCGAGCGTGTCGACGGCAAGCTGGTCGCTGATGTTGCCCGCGAAGAGGTCGATGGCGATGGTTCCGCTGTTGGCAATCGTGAGCGGTGTGCTGGCGGCAAATGTGAGTGTTTGCGCGGAGTTGGCGAGCATGCCGCCTGCGGGGTCGTCGGCGACGAGCGAACCGACATCGACGAGCAAGGCGGTGATTGCGCCACCAGCGTCGATGGTGCCGTTGCCGGAAATGCGCACGCCGTTCGTGCTGTAGTTGTGCGTGGTGGCTTGAAGCGCGAGCGTGCCGCCGCCGATGACTTCGAGGTGCGCGTTGTCAGCGAGCGTGATGGTGTTGGCGCGAATGGTGCCGTTACCGGAGAGCGTGGCCGGGCCTGCGAGGATGAAGTCACCGATGGTGTCCGAGGTGCCATAGGTCGCGCGGCGCGTGAGGCGGAAAGCTCCGGAGTTGATGGTCGTGGTCGCAGTCACGGCGCTGGTGAAGGTGTCGAGGAGCACGATGCCGTCGCCGTTTTGCGTGATGGTGGCATAGGCGGTCGCGTCGGTGGTGTTGATGGGGTCAAGGAGCGCGATGGTGTGCGCGTTCGCACCGGTGCCGGTGTTGAAGATGAGGCTCGGTGTTGTTGTCGGGCTGGTGCGGATACTGATGGCATTGCGCGTCGCAGTGGTGGCGGTGTTGCTTTGGTTGCCTTCAAACCAGATGTCGCCGAGCGAGGCATCGAGGGTGAGCGCCGTCGGAGTGGCCGCGCTAAGGTCGTGGAAGATGGCGCCGCCGTAGCCGCCCGCGCTGTTGTTGATAAACGTGCTGGAGCCGACGATGGTCGCGTTGCCTTTCACATAGATGGCACCACCGCCTCCGTCTGCCGAGATGGACTTGTTATTTTCAAAATACGCGCCTTTTTGAAAATCAAGGTGACCAAAGGCGGAAACGGCACCGCCGAATGAACCGGATTCGTTCAATGCAAATGTTGAACTGCCTTGGAAGGTGATTGTTCCGCTTCCATTATGAATGTGCGTCGCGCCGCCGTTTTGCGCGGCTGTGTTGCTGGTAAAAACAACGGTGTCCATGAAGGTCACGCCGGGACTGCCCACGCCGATATTCACCCCGCCGCCCTGAGCGCCCGCGTAGTTGCCCGTGAAGCTGACTTTGCCGCCGAAGACGAGGAGATTCGTGCCAACTTGTATGCCACCACCGTTGCCAGCGGCCCAGTTGTTGTTCACCTGAAAATCTCCGTTTATGGTAGCTGTGCCAGCGCCACCGTTGCTGAAAAGGATGCCGCCGCCCATCTGTCCCGCGGTGGTGATGGTCGCTGACGAGAGGATGATGTGATCGAAGGTCACAGTGAATGTGCCGTTGTTAATCTGCATCAGTCGTGAGTTGGCGGAGTTCACCGTGAGCGTGCGCCACACGTTGTTGTCTGACGAGACGATGCTGGAATATCTCGCGGCCATGGCGTATTGTGCGGTGCCCACCGACGCGTCACCTTGCAACGTGATGGTGTCGCCCGCCGTGAGCGTAGTGGCGGTCGGCAATGTTCCACCTGCGGCCACGGTGTGGTCGGCGGCGCGGGCGCAAATCGGCGCGAGGACAAGCAAGCCCGCGATGAGCGCGGAGGATTTCGATAAGCGTAGGGTTGTCATGGGGGCTGAAACAAATCAGGGATAGGTTGCTGGGTTGTGGGAGCGGACGCACTATCCCGGAAATGTCATTTTGAGTAAATCGTCCAAAACGATGATGTCGGGATGATGCGCCCGCACATCTCATCGCATCGGACGATTTACCAAAAACCGTATTACTGGGAAAATGGCCGCGGAAAATCTCAATCTTTATCCTTCGCCAACAAACCCCAAATGTCCTTTTCAACAAAACCTATCACGATGACGACGCCACGCTGTCCCCTCACAGCCTTGCTCCTCGCAGCTTGCGCCATCCTACCCCGCTCCGCCGACGCCAAACCGCTCACCAGTTACGTCGATCCCTTTCTCGGTACAACCGCGCCGTCCTCCGTCGCCGAAGTCGGCTTCAAGGCTCCATGGAAAGTCTGGGGTGGTCTCACCTTCCCCGGCTCGTCGCTGCCCAACGCCATGGTGCAACTCAGCCCCATCACCCGTTTCAAAAGCGGCGCCGGCTACGAATACGAAGACAACACCATCGTCGGCTTCGCGCACACCAACAAGGGCCACTGGAATCTGTGCAACCTCCCCGTCATGCCTGCCTCGGGCAGAGTCAACCCGAATAATTTCGAGTCGCCCTTCAGTCACAAAAACGAATCCGCCAGCCCCGGTTATTATCAAGTGCTCCTGAGCCGGAATAATATAAACGTCGAACTCACCACAACCCTGCGCTGTGGCTTCCACCGCTACACCTACAAGGACGGCCGCACCAAAAAACTCATCGTCAACCTCGCCATTTCCAACGAACAGGTGAAGGACTGGAAAATCGAGCAGGTTGCCGAAAATGCGTTCCAGGGTTTCCAACAAGCGCGCGACAAAATCTTTTTCTACGCAACCACCAGTCGCAAAATCGAAAAAATCGAAATGCACTCGGGACGTGAGCACAAACTCCCCGTCATTAATTTCGACGGCGACGACCAAACGCTCGAAATCAAAATCGGGCTCTCGTTCGTGAGCGCGGAAAATGCCCGCATAAATTTGGAAGCCGAGATTGCCGGAAAAAGTTTCGACGACATCCGCACCGCCGCCACGGAAACGTGGGAGGCGTTGCTCTCGAAAATCCGTGTGACCGGCGGCAGCGAACGCCAGCGCGGCATGTTTTATTCGTGCCTCTACCGCTCGTTCCTCTGGCCCGCGCTACGCAGCGACACGAACGGCGAATTCAAAAACCCCAAGGGCAAAACCGTCCGCGCCAACCACGCTTACTACACCGACCCGTCGCTCTGGGACGACTACCGCAACAAACTCGTGCTACTCGGAATGCTCGCGCCAAAAATCACCGAGGACGTGATCCAGTCGATGATCGAGCGCGGCAACGCCAGCGGTTTCATGCCGATCTTTTTCCACGGCGACCACGCCGCGCCCTTCATCGCCGGCGCCTACCTGCGCGGCCTGCGCGGCTACGACGTGAAACGCGCGTACGAACTTTTGCTGACCAACGCCACCCGCGAATCCAACCGCGGTCGTCCACACCTGAATGAATATATAAACAAAGGCTACATCTCCACGCCTCGCGTCGGTGATCCTGGCGTCGAAACCAAGGCCAAAGCCGGCGTCACCAAAACGCTCGAATACGCCTACGACGATTATTCCCTCGCCCTGCTCGCACGCGAAATGAACGACGACGCGACCTACCAAACCATGATGAAACGCTCCCGCAACTACGCCAATCTCTTCGACCCCGAAACCGGCCTGATGCGCGGACGCCTCGAAGATGGAAGCTGGGTGAGGCCGTTTGACGCGAAGCAACCCTATTACGAATACATGTATCGCGAAGCCAACGCGTGGCAGTCGTCCTTTTTCGCGCCGCACGACACGGAGGGGCTCATCGCGCTCTACCCCGACAAGACCGCTTTCGAACGCCAGCTCGACCGCCTCTTCACAACGCCGTGGAATCCGCGCCACATCGCCCGGAATGTAAATACATTCATCGGACAATATTGTCACGGCAACCAGCCCGACCACGGATTTCCATATTTATACTATTGGACGAACCGTCAGGAGAAATGCCAAATCCTGCTCAATATAATAATGGAACGTTTTTACGGCATGGGCGACGGACGCACGCTCTGCGGCATGGACGACGCCGGCGAAATGTCCTCGTGGTATGTGTTCAACGCCATCGGTCTCTATCCCTACTCGCCGGCTGATCCGGATTATATAATCACCGTGCCGCTCTTCGACGAAGTGCGCATGCAACTCGGCGGACAAACGGTGACGATCATCCGCAGCGCCGGTGATCCGAAAATTACCGAAATCATATACGATGGGGAAAAATTGCAAGGCTGGTTTATTACGCACGACAAGCTACTCCGCGGGAAAACCCTGCATATAAAAACCGCCCCGGTGGTCGTGAAAAAATAACATGCGCTCGCATTTCTTTCCGACGCTGGCTGCCGTGCTCGCCATAATCGTTTTCTCGCACGCGCTGACGTCGAACGCCGTCGCGAACACACCGCCGTCGCTGCCAACCGAACCCTACATCCTCACGCCCCCGCCGCCCGCCACGCCGCGCATCAACGGCCCCGGCGTCTTCGGCGTGCGCCCTGGCTCGCCCTTCCTCTACACAATCCCCGCCACGGGCGAACACCCGATGACCTTTTCCGCCAAAAACCTTCCCGCCGACCTGATACTCGACGGCAACACCGGGCGGATCACCGGCGAACTGGGCGTCAAAGGCGAACACATCGTGACTCTCGTCGCGAAAAACGCGCTCGGTGTGTCGGCGAAAAAATTCCGCATCGTCTGCGGTGACCGCATCGCACTGACACCGCCGATGGGCTGGAACAGTTGGAATTGTTTCGCGGGCGAAGTGAGCGCCGACCACGTAAAGCGCGCCGCCGCTGCCATGGTCAAAAGCGGACTCATCAACCACGGCTGGACCTACATCAACATCGACGACTATTGGCAAAATCATCGCTCCTCTGACGACCCGACGCTGCGCGGCCCCGCGCGCGACGCACAGAGGGAGCATCCAGCCCAACCTGCGATTTTCCGACATGAAAGGACTCGCCGACTACGTCCACGACCTTGGCCTCAAAATCGGAATCTATTCGTCTCCCGGCCCGTGGACCTGCGGCGATTGTTTCGGCAGTTGGGGGCACGAACGGCAGGACGCCGAGACCTACGCCAAATGGGGTTTTGATTATTTGAAATACGACCTGTGCCGTTACGACCGCGTGATCGAAGGCAAAATCCCGGCCCCTCCCGGAATACCGACCTACGCGAACTCCAACCGCCGCGATGTGGCCGTCTATCCCTTCGCGCTCATGGGAAAATTTTTGCGCGAACAAAAACGGGACATCATTTACAGCCTTTGCCAATACGGCATCGAAAACGTCTGGGAATGGGGCGACACCGTCAGCGGCAACAGTTGGCGCACCACGGGCGACATCATCGACACTTGGCAAAGCATAACCGACATCGGATTCGGACGCGATCATGCCGCTCCCTATTCCAACCCAGGCAACTGGAACGACCCCGACATGCTCATCGTGGCGAAGTCGGTAGGGGCAACCAGCACCCCACCCGCCTCACTCCCGACGAGCAATACACGCACATCAGCCTCTGGTGTCTGCACGCCGCGCCGCTGCTTATTGGCTGCGACATGGAAAAACTGGACGCCTTCACGCTGAGTCTGCTCACGAACGACGAAGTGCTCGCCCCGATAAGCGTAAAACATGGAGTTAAGAGGTGCTTATTTTCGCTCCTATTGTGTTTTTATAGAGGGAAACTGAGCAGTCAGCTTCACTGAGCGGTTAAACACTCCATGAGCTAAGCTTCAAAGGCAGTGCCCATGCCACTTCTGGCGTCCGTATATTAACCCGCCTTCCGCTATTCGCGAAGTCCGATGTTTTTTTGAGGGGTAGATCCACTCAAGCCGTTGATGTGTATAAGTTTACTTTCAAAAGTGCGTGTAGTGGCGACCAAGCGTCTATGCAGACGCAGCAGCATTGGGTAAACCGGGAGCGGGCGAAGGAACGCAGCCCGCTCCGGGTTTCCGTTGGTCTCCACTGCAATCCGCACCTCCACGGTGATGACCGCAAAGTGGCGGTCTCCGCCGGTGCCGTCCGCCTGAATCTCGACTTTGACGACGGTGAGGCCGGGCGTCTGCTCCAACCGGGCGAGCAAGGCGAGAATCTCCGGCCACTGCGCGAGTGGCGTATCTCTCCGCGTGATCGTGCCCGAGTGGGCCTGCCGCTGCCAGTGCCAGCCGGCGGGAAGCGAGCGCGGAAATTCCACGAGCTGTGTGGCCGTCCATTTGGGTTCGGCCACGGCCGCCGCTTTCTTGCGCCACTCTTCTCGTGCGGCATCCGTCGCGGTGCGCAGACTATCCCGCTCGGACTTGAGCGCTTCCCATTCCACATCGGCGGACATGTCCGGGGCTGGCAAAAGCCGGTGCCGTCAACGACACGCACCTTGCGGCCGTTGAGCAGCGCGGAGGGGCCTTCATTCCTGCGTTTCGATCCACGCGTTGATTACGCTGAAGTTCCTCTGCATCGTTTTCAACGGCAGTCTCAACCTGACCTAGCAATACGCGCTGGTGCTTTCGCCGGGCACGGCTCGGCCGCGTGACGCACACCATGCCTGCACGGTCGCGCGGCACGAGGCGCTGCACGTGAGCACCTGCGAAAGAAACGCCCAGAAGACCATCAGGGTGGAGCAGCACATGCTCCTGCTTTTTGGGGTGCCGGAAAGCAGGCTGGTCGGGAAAAAACAGCCAGCAGTTTACTCAAGCCGTCCAGATCCGTCGCACAGGCAGTGAACCTCGAAGTCCCGCGGCGCGGAATGCTGTTGCACAAATGATGCGAAAAGCTGTTTAAATATAACTGATTAATAATCATATTGTTATGAATATGCTACGAATGATTCATTACAATATTATAATCAATACATTGCATGATTTTTAACCGTTTCATGCCGCCTGTTTGAATACGACAATCGCCTTTATCTTAGCGCCATTCAGGCCTGCCTGCAAATTGCATCCTATTTTTTTCGTAAATAATTCAAGAGCTTGCCTGCTAATTCGTAATATAAACTACCACTCCCAACTGCACCTGTTTTATCGAAAAACTGCCGTGTAAAATCTGTTATTCCGGAATAC
This genomic stretch from Termitidicoccus mucosus harbors:
- a CDS encoding autotransporter outer membrane beta-barrel domain-containing protein, which encodes MTTLRLSKSSALIAGLLVLAPICARAADHTVAAGGTLPTATTLTAGDTITLQGDASVGTAQYAMAARYSSIVSSDNNVWRTLTVNSANSRLMQINNGTFTVTFDHIILSSATITTAGQMGGGILFSNGGAGTATINGDFQVNNNWAAGNGGGIQVGTNLLVFGGKVSFTGNYAGAQGGGVNIGVGSPGVTFMDTVVFTSNTAAQNGGATHIHNGSGTITFQGSSTFALNESGSFGGAVSAFGHLDFQKGAYFENNKSISADGGGGAIYVKGNATIVGSSTFINNSAGGYGGAIFHDLSAATPTALTLDASLGDIWFEGNQSNTATTATRNAISIRTSPTTTPSLIFNTGTGANAHTIALLDPINTTDATAYATITQNGDGIVLLDTFTSAVTATTTINSGAFRLTRRATYGTSDTIGDFILAGPATLSGNGTIRANTITLADNAHLEVIGGGTLALQATTHNYSTNGVRISGNGTIDAGGAITALLVDVGSLVADDPAGGMLANSAQTLTFAASTPLTIANSGTIAIDLFAGNISDQLAVDTLALTGSAYLNLIGAGNGSYKVLTATSDITALTANLNPLVNGLAPAGHFGAVKDYQNSGKELWINFTTQNLATAWTGIGGGIWKNDSGSNLNWYDGNAATPDYAFINGDRVRFDDTATVKTVTIDAAGVTAADITVDNTVGNDYTFVGSGGIVTSTTSSVGSLVTTPTGKLVKVGAGALSFENTGTNIFVGGIEISGGTLGFTAGNQLGDGGNGIHFTDAAALRANADNLTLSNNLLIDAGKTATLDTAAHTLTYSGILTGIAATGTLAKTGSGTLKLTEDNSAINAAAATHISEGTLSLDTAAAKLGGRIDIATGATLAGIGAATGDIFAAAGAIIRPGSTHTAAETLTLRNLTLDSSTVRFDLFEGNVSDQLNITGTLTISGSNTIDISAFKSGTFALGNIAALDVASTKVTIGGVAQVAGSRQTATIAASGTNLLLNASADMSRILRWTGSTSATWSSIGANWTDGAAVTLYANGDRVIFDSTADTASPGNRSITIEGTGVTVSDIQIQGSGNYTFAGSGITADAASVISGTLTGATGKFVKDGSGTLAFTNAANNFKNGIELGGGAVTFTDGAQLNGGGIRFTGDTALAPQADALTLSANIAIDAGKTAALALGANNLALTGTLSATAASGTLVKTGTGTLTLSGNSAATTSNLVANISAGEFRLAGASLGGTVNLAANTRLSGIGSLNMVRTSAGDVIAVGAGILNIASLQLASGGTLTSSSPNATLAGAATFAGSLTADIAAGNALTFTGSNTGAASLLKIGAGNLVFEGAPSFGYTGTTQIDQGFVMFRNISGTDAAAVINTIVLNGGWLDLSDAQALDTTGSTSNDWAGLKIIRGANAASSGVIGVNDIVRVGSGTTTFAIGSGTKTGVFVVIDAGNDTAVLSGTNIYKGYTRIDSGTLRVTADMQLGDIAAKREVVLNGGALQISSSLTTTRAIELRTDGTVVTDAGVATTWAAVNVTGSGLFTFTKLGSGTFTNNGASAAAAVNVTEGRYVATKSNGAGTGYVTVAANAIFEMNTGAGTAVVANNFAGSGTLAITAGANTFSGTSVAIDHIAITGAATNITSANGLLPIAFGTPNGTLTIDAARFNLGAPTTMLGNVTLSNNATFGFASSGTGGASFKTATVNTLAGSGTLWFNTNLARARNDRLAILTTPSGDYTLRINNTGPVPTTYSAPLTIIDAPAGGTATFTLPGGKIDVGMFSYAVTTGTESGKLVVNITGTGAMSNAGSVINAMAGALPLSWFSELNTVSQRLGELHLDKRGPEGRPSAWMRAYGQQLDFGAGVTGLAFDERQYVVDAGVDYKLRSAGETSVYIGGFFGYGQTDRDFGSAGEASGQSIHGGIYETICTKSGWYLDGVLKVNGFDNDFTAVAPTGETMTGNYNTYAIGGSLELGKRFEIDSGWYIEPQIQGAYTQLMGKRYTTSSGIEVQFETGNTAQGRVGFVFGRLFEAGVDKYFQVYVKAYGASQWTTGGAVIATPAGGQPQRFLPAIKGDRLEGGTGFAWKPSAKQFQLYFDLETATADDYVKPWGLNFGVHYGW
- a CDS encoding GH92 family glycosyl hydrolase, producing the protein MLLAACAILPRSADAKPLTSYVDPFLGTTAPSSVAEVGFKAPWKVWGGLTFPGSSLPNAMVQLSPITRFKSGAGYEYEDNTIVGFAHTNKGHWNLCNLPVMPASGRVNPNNFESPFSHKNESASPGYYQVLLSRNNINVELTTTLRCGFHRYTYKDGRTKKLIVNLAISNEQVKDWKIEQVAENAFQGFQQARDKIFFYATTSRKIEKIEMHSGREHKLPVINFDGDDQTLEIKIGLSFVSAENARINLEAEIAGKSFDDIRTAATETWEALLSKIRVTGGSERQRGMFYSCLYRSFLWPALRSDTNGEFKNPKGKTVRANHAYYTDPSLWDDYRNKLVLLGMLAPKITEDVIQSMIERGNASGFMPIFFHGDHAAPFIAGAYLRGLRGYDVKRAYELLLTNATRESNRGRPHLNEYINKGYISTPRVGDPGVETKAKAGVTKTLEYAYDDYSLALLAREMNDDATYQTMMKRSRNYANLFDPETGLMRGRLEDGSWVRPFDAKQPYYEYMYREANAWQSSFFAPHDTEGLIALYPDKTAFERQLDRLFTTPWNPRHIARNVNTFIGQYCHGNQPDHGFPYLYYWTNRQEKCQILLNIIMERFYGMGDGRTLCGMDDAGEMSSWYVFNAIGLYPYSPADPDYIITVPLFDEVRMQLGGQTVTIIRSAGDPKITEIIYDGEKLQGWFITHDKLLRGKTLHIKTAPVVVKK